One part of the Mangrovibacillus cuniculi genome encodes these proteins:
- the parE gene encoding DNA topoisomerase IV subunit B, translated as MAKKPVQFDYNDDAIQVLEGLEAVRKRPGMYIGSTDARGLHHLVYEIVDNAVDEALAGYGNEIIVSIHKDNSIEVIDKGRGMPTGMHKLGKPTPEVIFTVLHAGGKFGQGGYKTSGGLHGVGASVVNALSEWVTVTIKRDGIIYEQRFENGGKPVSTLEKIGKTKESGTTVHFKPDPTMFSTITYNFDTLSERLRESAFLLKGMKIVLRDLRHDQEEVYHFENGIEAFVEYLNEDKDEIHPVVFFEGESNGIEMEYAFQFNDGFSENVLSFVNNVRTKDGGTHEAGAKSAMTRVFNEHARKMSLLKDRDKNLEGSDIREGLTAIVSVRIPEELLQFEGQTKGKLGTSEARSSIDAIVSEKLAYYLQENTDTANLLIKKAIKAAQAREAARKAREEARSGKKRKKSETVLSGKLTPAQSRNPDRNELYLVEGDSAGGSAKQGRDRKFQAVLPLRGKVINTEKAKLADIFKNEEINTIIHAIGAGVGPDFEVSDMNYDKVVIMTDADTDGAHIQVLLLTFFYRYMKPMLEAGKVYIALPPLYKVSRGSGKKEVIEYAWTDEELNGAIKKVGRGYMIQRYKGLGEMNADQLWETTMNPESRTLIRVRIDDAARAERRITTLMGDKVEPRRKWIENNVAFGLDDDQNILENENISVVKED; from the coding sequence GTGGCAAAAAAGCCAGTTCAATTCGATTATAACGATGATGCCATTCAGGTACTAGAAGGGCTAGAAGCAGTGCGTAAAAGACCTGGTATGTATATTGGTTCAACAGATGCACGAGGACTCCACCATTTAGTTTATGAAATTGTAGACAACGCGGTGGATGAAGCCCTTGCTGGATACGGAAACGAAATCATCGTAAGCATACATAAAGATAACAGTATAGAAGTAATTGATAAGGGTAGAGGTATGCCTACTGGTATGCATAAACTCGGTAAGCCTACTCCAGAAGTAATTTTCACGGTGCTCCATGCAGGAGGAAAATTTGGCCAGGGTGGTTACAAAACAAGTGGTGGGCTTCATGGTGTTGGTGCTTCGGTTGTGAACGCTTTATCTGAATGGGTAACCGTTACAATTAAAAGAGATGGCATCATTTATGAGCAGCGATTTGAAAATGGTGGAAAGCCTGTCTCTACATTAGAAAAGATAGGGAAAACAAAAGAATCAGGAACTACTGTTCATTTTAAACCAGATCCAACCATGTTCTCCACAATTACATATAACTTTGATACGTTATCAGAACGATTAAGAGAATCTGCTTTTTTATTAAAAGGAATGAAAATTGTTTTAAGAGATCTACGTCATGATCAAGAAGAAGTGTATCATTTTGAGAATGGTATTGAAGCATTTGTAGAGTATTTAAATGAAGATAAAGATGAAATTCACCCGGTTGTATTCTTTGAAGGTGAATCAAACGGAATTGAAATGGAATATGCTTTTCAGTTCAATGATGGCTTTTCAGAGAATGTATTGTCTTTTGTAAATAATGTTCGTACAAAAGATGGTGGAACACATGAAGCTGGTGCCAAGTCTGCCATGACTAGGGTATTTAATGAACATGCAAGAAAAATGTCATTGCTTAAAGATCGTGACAAAAACCTGGAAGGATCAGATATTAGAGAAGGCTTAACAGCGATTGTTTCTGTCCGAATTCCTGAAGAGTTACTTCAATTTGAAGGACAAACAAAAGGGAAATTAGGAACTAGCGAAGCGCGTTCTTCTATTGATGCAATCGTTTCAGAGAAACTTGCTTACTATCTTCAAGAGAACACAGATACTGCTAACTTACTAATTAAAAAAGCAATCAAAGCTGCTCAGGCAAGGGAAGCTGCTAGAAAAGCAAGAGAAGAAGCAAGAAGTGGGAAGAAAAGAAAGAAATCGGAAACAGTTTTGTCTGGTAAGTTAACCCCTGCACAGTCGAGAAATCCTGACCGAAACGAACTTTATCTTGTAGAGGGTGACTCTGCAGGTGGTTCTGCAAAACAAGGTCGAGATCGAAAATTCCAAGCTGTGTTACCACTACGAGGTAAGGTAATTAATACAGAAAAAGCTAAATTAGCTGATATTTTTAAGAATGAAGAGATTAATACCATCATCCATGCTATTGGTGCAGGTGTTGGTCCTGACTTTGAGGTTAGTGATATGAATTATGACAAAGTTGTCATTATGACAGATGCTGACACGGACGGCGCTCATATTCAAGTATTATTACTAACGTTCTTTTACCGTTACATGAAACCGATGCTTGAAGCTGGAAAAGTCTATATTGCGCTTCCGCCTCTTTACAAAGTTAGTAGAGGGTCTGGAAAAAAAGAAGTGATTGAATACGCTTGGACAGATGAAGAATTAAATGGTGCAATTAAGAAAGTTGGCAGAGGTTATATGATTCAACGTTATAAAGGTTTGGGAGAAATGAATGCAGACCAACTGTGGGAAACGACCATGAATCCTGAATCTAGAACACTAATTCGCGTTCGAATAGACGATGCTGCTCGTGCCGAGAGAAGGATTACCACGTTAATGGGCGACAAAGTAGAACCGAGAAGAAAGTGGATTGAAAATAACGTAGCGTTTGGCCTTGATGACGACCAAAATATTTTAGAAAACGAAAACATCTCGGTCGTGAAGGAGGACTAA
- the parC gene encoding DNA topoisomerase IV subunit A, with the protein MSLFERYQDLPLEDVVGDRFGRYSKYIIQDRALPDARDGLKPVQRRILFAMHMDGNTFERNFRKSAKTVGNVIGNYHPHGDTSVYDAMVRMSQDWKVRNLLIQMHGNNGSIDGDPPAAMRYTEARLSAISSELLRDIEKETVEFIPNFDDTAEEPTVLPARFPNLLVNGSTGISAGYATEIPPHSLEEIIDGTILRIDRPDCSVDDLMTIIKGPDFPTGGIIQGVDGIKKAYESGKGKMMIRGKAVIEDLRGGRQQIVITEIPFEINKANLVKKMDELRLDRKVEGISEIRDETDRTGLRVVVELKKEADAQGVLNFLYKNTDLQITYNFNMVAIHHRRPKLMGLRELLDAYIEHQKEVISKRSQFDLRKAKERQHIVAGLMKALSILDEVISTIRASKDKRDAKDNLISKYQFTEVQAEAIVSLQLYRLTNTDITALQQEADELDQKIKELTEILNSESKLTGVIKKQLREVKKQYADGRRTLIEEKIEELKINLEVLVASEDVMLTVTQDGYLKRTSLRSYSASGGQDLAMKETDRCIFAKEVNTTESMLAFTNKGNYIFLPIHEIPDIRWKDMGQHIGTIVPIDKDEQVIHVEHVSNFDTGQYILFVTKNGMIKKSELSLYKAQRYSKPLVALNVKSGDELISVMLATDADDVFLSTATGYGLWFSVEEVSLVGARAAGVKGINLKEDDKVIGAGLIRANTSPNIIVTTQRGAMKKMKLNEFEKSSRAKRGSVMLRELKNNPHRLVSLVVTEEDVLVHLVTTKGYVEEVSTGDLRFGERYSNGSFYVDDTDQGTVITMYPIVSTAIKPETK; encoded by the coding sequence ATGTCATTGTTTGAAAGGTATCAAGATTTACCATTAGAAGATGTTGTAGGTGATCGTTTTGGTCGCTACAGTAAATATATTATTCAAGATCGCGCACTACCAGATGCACGAGATGGATTAAAACCAGTTCAACGACGTATTCTTTTTGCCATGCATATGGATGGAAATACGTTCGAAAGAAATTTCCGAAAATCAGCTAAAACTGTTGGGAACGTAATTGGTAACTATCACCCTCACGGTGACACGTCTGTTTACGATGCAATGGTACGTATGAGTCAAGATTGGAAAGTTAGAAATTTATTAATTCAAATGCACGGAAACAACGGAAGTATTGACGGAGATCCACCTGCCGCAATGCGTTATACAGAAGCGAGGCTATCAGCGATTTCTTCTGAATTATTGAGAGATATCGAAAAAGAAACAGTAGAATTCATTCCTAACTTTGATGATACTGCAGAAGAGCCGACTGTTCTGCCAGCTCGTTTTCCAAATCTTTTAGTTAATGGTTCTACAGGTATTTCTGCTGGATATGCAACAGAAATACCACCTCATTCTCTAGAAGAAATCATCGATGGTACGATTCTTAGAATTGATCGTCCAGATTGCTCTGTGGACGATTTAATGACTATCATTAAAGGTCCTGACTTCCCAACAGGCGGTATTATTCAAGGGGTAGATGGAATAAAGAAAGCTTATGAATCTGGAAAAGGAAAAATGATGATTCGCGGGAAAGCCGTAATTGAGGATCTTCGCGGCGGTAGACAACAAATTGTTATTACAGAAATTCCATTTGAGATTAATAAAGCTAATTTAGTGAAAAAAATGGACGAGCTTCGTTTAGACCGTAAAGTAGAAGGAATTTCCGAAATTAGAGATGAAACGGATCGTACAGGACTTCGAGTAGTTGTAGAGCTTAAGAAAGAAGCAGATGCACAAGGAGTTCTAAATTTCCTATATAAGAATACAGATTTACAAATTACATACAACTTTAATATGGTTGCCATTCATCATAGACGACCTAAGTTAATGGGATTAAGAGAGCTTCTAGATGCATATATCGAGCATCAAAAAGAAGTGATTTCTAAAAGATCTCAATTCGACTTACGAAAAGCGAAAGAGCGTCAACACATCGTTGCGGGATTAATGAAAGCTCTGTCAATTTTAGATGAAGTTATTTCGACAATCAGAGCATCTAAAGATAAACGTGATGCAAAGGATAATCTAATCTCTAAATATCAGTTTACAGAAGTGCAGGCTGAAGCGATTGTCTCCTTACAGTTATATCGATTAACGAATACAGACATAACAGCACTTCAGCAAGAGGCTGATGAACTGGATCAAAAGATTAAAGAGCTGACAGAGATCCTAAATAGTGAATCGAAACTTACGGGTGTAATAAAAAAGCAATTAAGAGAAGTGAAAAAGCAATATGCTGATGGCAGACGAACTTTGATTGAAGAAAAGATTGAAGAGTTAAAGATTAATTTGGAAGTGTTAGTAGCGAGTGAAGACGTTATGTTAACTGTAACGCAGGATGGTTACTTAAAACGAACTAGTTTACGTTCTTATTCCGCTTCAGGTGGACAAGACCTGGCGATGAAAGAAACGGATCGTTGTATCTTTGCAAAAGAGGTTAACACGACCGAATCTATGCTTGCTTTCACAAACAAAGGAAATTACATATTCCTACCGATTCATGAAATACCAGATATCAGGTGGAAAGATATGGGTCAGCACATTGGAACCATTGTGCCAATCGATAAAGATGAACAAGTTATTCATGTGGAACATGTCAGCAACTTTGATACAGGGCAATACATTCTATTTGTCACGAAAAATGGGATGATCAAGAAATCTGAGTTAAGTCTTTATAAAGCTCAACGTTATTCCAAGCCTCTTGTTGCTTTAAATGTAAAGTCTGGTGATGAATTAATATCTGTTATGCTGGCAACTGACGCTGATGATGTGTTCTTATCAACCGCAACCGGTTATGGCCTATGGTTTAGTGTAGAAGAAGTGTCGTTAGTAGGTGCAAGAGCAGCAGGTGTAAAAGGTATTAACTTAAAAGAGGATGATAAGGTCATAGGAGCTGGCTTAATCAGAGCCAACACTTCTCCAAATATCATTGTTACAACACAGCGTGGAGCAATGAAAAAAATGAAATTAAATGAGTTTGAGAAATCAAGCAGAGCTAAACGTGGTTCTGTCATGTTAAGAGAATTAAAAAACAACCCGCATCGATTAGTAAGTTTAGTTGTGACAGAGGAGGATGTACTAGTGCATCTCGTTACAACCAAAGGGTATGTAGAGGAAGTATCTACTGGTGATTTACGTTTCGGAGAGAGGTATTCAAATGGATCGTTCTATGTAGATGATACGGACCAAGGAACGGTAATTACTATGTACCCAATAGTCTCTACGGCAATCAAGCCAGAGACGAAATAA
- a CDS encoding CoA-binding protein, whose amino-acid sequence MKDWTREELGEILRSSKKIAVIGLSDNPTRTSYMVSAAMQQAGYKIIPINPTINTSLGEKAFDHLDDLNDQVDIVNIFRRPEFLQDLLPGILSLKYKPIIWTQLGVVDENFYNELVKNGFQVIMDRCIKVEHSMTKRK is encoded by the coding sequence ATGAAAGATTGGACTCGTGAGGAATTAGGAGAAATACTCCGTAGTAGTAAAAAAATTGCTGTTATAGGGCTTAGTGACAACCCTACAAGAACATCATATATGGTATCTGCAGCTATGCAACAAGCTGGATATAAAATAATCCCAATAAATCCTACAATTAATACATCATTAGGTGAAAAAGCATTTGATCATCTTGATGACTTAAATGATCAAGTGGACATTGTGAATATCTTCCGTCGACCAGAATTTTTACAAGACTTGTTACCTGGTATTTTGTCGCTAAAGTATAAACCTATTATTTGGACTCAACTAGGTGTTGTAGATGAAAACTTTTACAACGAGTTGGTGAAAAACGGATTCCAAGTAATCATGGACCGCTGCATTAAAGTAGAACATAGCATGACGAAAAGGAAATAA